One Trichosurus vulpecula isolate mTriVul1 chromosome 7, mTriVul1.pri, whole genome shotgun sequence genomic region harbors:
- the LRWD1 gene encoding leucine-rich repeat and WD repeat-containing protein 1, which translates to MGRLKTPLLLQRGHPKSDRLGRIKKLDLSNLQLRTKDLDLKLLNRMKQLKELDLSDNLLEKVPEGLDLPCLQVLKCSNNQLEDVTPLQQFTALEEVDFEDNLYLTVNDNYKISSLLPNIRKINGKETASLMNHVKILNRELTSRVTAYWEKNYQDQLGSRTPARDIHKEFVKSAVKDVRYGPESLSDFTQWKVKMIAQQLVASKLTRKEAPSEEVSRQDDSIPETPVTPVETPVAPAGAPATPAGASSQEYVLKLSAFKWKKRLPSDPPPCKRARPSQPPQDSQSLPREASPSCAQSALAEGPQGEMDTVGQEPMELQPMHFLQCHSKGNSPEDFSTQLWACAFEPTWNDSPGLPGGASQTVATCGGEAVCVIDCQTGLVLHRYKVPGEEFFTVAWTCLTLVTQDGRKKRSSVLAAAGRRGVVSLIHVRAGFCYGDIRAHRKPIAMACFSPSRETHLFTASYNKRIILWDIGLPDYNYHFRPSQLLVLDTSATPLRLCPVPSCPDRYLLAGCEDGCFAWDIRLDESQKRRDFEMVFLFPQGPGQVPKRVDGLGFVSKDIVVSKGCTPGSICLWSWSQSLAGRGDKQQVTAVILAELQWSNTELSYLTLSTCPEKAFVFCGDEEGSVWMYNVRRHLEQQQPLQAKVAPTKILKWPDLSARGQKMNKTLINTAVADPTFTYLVALTDTNIIAIWKKL; encoded by the exons ATGGGCCGGCTCAAAACCCCGCTGCTACTGCAGAGGGGGCACCCTAAGTCCGACCGGCTGGGCAGGATCAAGAAGCTCGA TTTGTCAAACCTCCAGCTTCGGACGAAAGACCTGGACCTCAAACTCCTCAACCGCATGAAACAGCTCAAGGAGCTGGATCTGTCAGACAACCTGCTGGAGAAGGTGCCGGAGGGTCTGGACCTTCCGTGTCTGCAGGTCCTCAAGTGCTCCAACAACCAGCTGGAGGACGTGACCCCCCTGCAGCAGTTCACAGCCCTGGAGGAGGTGGATTTCGAGGACAACTTATACCTGACG GTCAATGATAATTACAagatctcctctctcctccctaacATCCGAAAAATCAATGGAAAGGAAACAGCCTCACTGATGAATCATGTGAAGATCCTGAACCGAGAACTGACCAGCCGA GTCACTGCTTACTGGGAGAAGAACTACCAAGATCAGCTGGGCTCCCGGACCCCAGCCAGGGACATCCACAAGGAGTTTGTGAAGTCCGCAGTCAAAGACGTGCGCTACGGGCCCGAGTCCCTGAGCGATTTCACACAGTGGAAG GTGAAAATGATCGCCCAGCAGCTGGTGGCCTCCAAGCTGACCAGGAAGGAAGCACCCTCAGAGGAGGTGTCGAGGCAAGATGATTCGATCCCGGAAACCCCAGTGACCCCAGTGGAGACCCCAGTGGCCCCAGCAGGGGCTCCAGCGACCCCAGCAGGAGCATCCAGCCAAGAGTATGTG CTCAAGCTCTCAGCCTTTAAATGGAAGAAGAGGCTCCCATCGGACCCCCCTCCCTGCAAGAGGGCCCGCCCCTCCCAACCCCCCCAGGACTCCCAATCTCTGCCCAGGGAGGCCAGCCCCAGCTGTGCACAGTCTGCCCTGGCTGAGGGCCCCCAAGGCGAGATGGACACAGTGGGTCAG GAGCCCATGGAACTGCAGCCCATGCACTTCCTCCAGTGCCACAGTAAAGGCAACAGCCCAGAGGACTTCAGCACCCAGCTGTGGGCCTGTGCCTTTGAGCCCACCTGGAATGACAGCCCAG GACTGCCTGGAGGTGCATCCCAGACAGTGGCCACTTGTGGTGGGGAGGCCGTATGCGTCATCGACTGCCAGACAGGCCTTGTGCTCCACAGGTACAAGGTGCCTGGAGAG GAGTTCTTTACCGTGGCCTGGACCTGTTTGACCCTGGTGACCCAGGATGGACGGAAGAAGCGCAGCAGTGTGCTGGCAGCCGCGGGCAGACGTGGTGTTGTGAGCCTTATCCACGTGCGCGCAGGTTTCTGCTATGGAGACATACGGGCCCACCGAAAACCCATCGCCATGGCCTGCTTCAGCCCCTCCCGAGAGACCCACCTGTTCA CCGCCTCATACAACAAGCGCATCATCCTCTGGGACATTGGCCTCCCTGATTATAACTACCATTTCAGACCCAG ccagctcCTTGTGCTAGACACCAGTGCCACCCCACTGCGTCTCTGCCCAGTGCCCTCTTGTCCTGACCGTTACCTACTAGCTGGTTGTGAGGATGGCTGCTTCGCCTGGGACATAAGGCTGGACGAGTcccagaaaaggag AGATTTTGAGATGGTGTTCCTGTTCCCCCAAGGCCCAGGGCAAGTGCCCAAGCGAGTGGATGGGCTGGGCTTCGTGAGCAAAGACATTGTGG TTTCCAAGGGCTGTACCCCTGGCTCCATTTGTTTGTGGAGCTGGAGTCAGTCCCTGGCAGGAAGAGGAGACAAGCAGCAAGTGACAGCTGTCATCTTGGCAGAGCTCCAGTGGTCCAACACAGAGCTGTCATACCTGACCCTCAGCACCTGCCCAG AGAAAGCTTTTGTGTTCTGCGGAGATGAAGAAGGTAGCGTGTGGATGTACAACGTCAGGCGCCATCTTGAGCAGCAGCAGCCCCTGCAGGCCAAGGTGGCCCCCACAAAG ATTCTCAAATGGCCAGATCTCTCAGCGCGAGGCCAAAAGATGAACAAAACTTTAATCAACACAGCAGTGGCAGACCCTACCTTCACCTACCTTGTGGCTCTAACGGACACAAACATCATTGCCATCTGGAAGAAACTCTAG
- the POLR2J gene encoding DNA-directed RNA polymerase II subunit RPB11-a → MNAPPAFESFLLFEGEKKITINKDTKVPNACLFTINKEDHTLGNIIKSQLLKDPQVLFAGYKVPHPLEHKIIIRVQTTPDYSPQEAFTNAITDLISELSLLEERFRVAIKDKQEGIE, encoded by the exons ATGAACGCACCTCCAGCCTTCGAGTCCTTCCTCCTCTTTGAAGGAGAGAAGAA GATTACGATTAACAAGGACACCAAGGTTCCCAATGCCTGTTTGTTCACCATCAACAAGGAGGACCACACACTGGGAAACATCATCAAGTC acAGTTACTGAAAGACCCTCAGGTGCTGTTTGCAGGCTATAAAGTCCCCCACCCACTGGAACACAAAATCATCATCCGAGTACAGACCACTCCAGATTACAGCCCTCAGGAAGCTTTCACTAACGCCATCACAGATCTCATCAGCGAGCTCTCCTTGTTGGAGGAGCGATTCCGG GTTGCTATCAAAGACAAACAAGAAGGAATTGAATAG